In one Poecilia reticulata strain Guanapo linkage group LG8, Guppy_female_1.0+MT, whole genome shotgun sequence genomic region, the following are encoded:
- the LOC103468960 gene encoding uncharacterized protein LOC103468960 → MGQVFGMNKYKRVKKTKKVDFMEEYIRQQFRGHDPPENNYGTLVELNMRSIRQKGEVDDKILGKESRSSSAVYFLKDFLIKHDLDFHVEPIVGPCTEREIERIKARKVKLDMGERRQSITIEKHEHKALEKPPSVKSDICTLQKLLVDVQASLDADEKGWVDFEQQMYKTMEEMNTELKQNFDQLKTINRAFESSDDTKKDSGTKSPQEMKPELPPRKLSVGRVKMYCLSPTLLQLTRRMDEVDWVRKEAAIRFRRRNEFIDTTDEFLGIEEKCFYSREHEERKALQERLELEREAVERAKIQRLAHRQSTPDIMVPEGLRKSQSFENIAAKVGGGPPKVGE, encoded by the coding sequence ATGGGACAAGTATTTGGCATGAACAAGTACAAGAGGGTAAAGAAGACGAAGAAAGTGGACTTTATGGAGGAGTACATTAGGCAGCAGTTTCGCGGACATGACCCCCCTGAAAATAATTACGGGACATTAGTAGAACTTAACATGAGATCGATTCGACAGAAAGGTGAGGTTGATGATAAGATTTTAGGGAAAGAATCTCGGAGTTCCAGTGCGGTGTACTTTTTAAAGGACTTCCTTATAAAACATGACCTGGACTTTCATGTGGAGCCGATTGTAGGTCCGTGCACTGAAAGGGAGATTGAAAGGATAAAAGCTCGCAAAGTTAAACTGGACATGGGGGAACGAAGACAATCTATAACAATAGAAAAGCATGAACATAAAGCTTTGGAAAAACCACCGTCTGTTAAAAGTGACATTTGTACTCTCCAAAAGCTCCTGGTAGATGTGCAAGCATCACTTGATGCAGATGAGAAAGGCTGGGTGGACTTTGAACAGCAAATGTACAAGACAATGGAAGAAATGAACACGGAGCTAAAACAGAATTTTGATCAGTTGAAAACGATTAATCGGGCCTTTGAATCCTCAGACGACACTAAAAAAGATTCTGGCACGAAATCACCTCAGGAGATGAAACCAGAACTCCCTCCCCGAAAGCTCTCTGTGGGGAGGGTAAAAATGTACTGCTTGTCACCCACTTTATTGCAACTTACTCGAAGAATGGATGAAGTGGACTGGGTGCGAAAAGAGGCTGCCATTAGGTTTAGAAGGCGGAATGAGTTCATTGATACAACAGATGAATTCCTGGGgatagaagaaaaatgtttctattccAGAGAACATGAGGAACGTAAAGCTCTTCAAGAAAGGCTTGAGTTGGAAAGAGAGGCAGTAGAACGAGCAAAGATACAGAGATTAGCTCACAGACAGTCAACTCCGGACATTATGGTGCCAGAGGGGTTGAGGAAATCACAGTCTTTCGAGAACATTGCAGCAAAAGTTGGAGGGGGCCCGCCGAAAGTTGGCGAATGA
- the LOC103468961 gene encoding claudin-4-like, with translation MADESWRRMAPKTVKMICVALSTVGLIGVIICCSLPEWLVRRDDYTEVHTGLWKKCVKLETGPQECRTSDSWLFSEIHAFRNFTITSCLLCGLSLLLLIFGSDFTPRVQNQDTKPKIILAAGVGLLLAGLLVIIQVSWVTHIFRNAPKTVTLGASIYIGFIAGLMLMLTGVLLCHLSRPGSSSSGGTVSFSSNRA, from the exons aatGGCACCAAAAACAGTTAAGATGATATGTGTGGCTCTCAGCACCGTCGGGCTGATTGGGGTCATCATCTGCTGCTCCCTGCCTGAGTGGCTTGTGAGACGTGATGATTATACG GAAGTTCATACAGGTCTGTGGAAGAAGTGTGTGAAGCTGGAAACTGGACCGCAGGAGTGCAGAACGTCTGACTCCtggttattttctgaaattcatGCCTTCAGGAATTTCACCATCACCAGCTGCCTCCTCTGTGGTctcagcctcctcctcctgatCTTTGGTTCTGACTTCACCCCACGTGTTCAGAACCAAGACACCAAACCCAAAATTATCCTGGCTGCTGGAGTGGGCCTGCTGCTGGCCGGCCTGCTGGTGATCATCCAGGTCAGCTGGGTGAcacatatttttagaaatgcaccaaaaacagtGACGCTGGGCGCGAGCATCTATATCGGCTTCATAGCTGGTCTGATGTTGATGCTGACTGGAGTTCTGCTCTGCCACTTAAGCAGACCCGGATCCAGCAGCTCTGGAGGAACCGTCAGCTTCTCCAGCAACAGAGCTTAA